One window of Nocardioides dongkuii genomic DNA carries:
- the aroB gene encoding 3-dehydroquinate synthase — protein MSDTVLHVGGAAPYDVVVGHGLAGRLPEVLGEATQRVAVVCPDGLDDVLAPVVAALDAAYDVLVLPLPDGEDAKTADVAVRCWEELGRAGFTRSDAVVTVGGGATTDVGGFVAATWLRGVRVVHVPTTLLGMVDAAVGGKTGINTGAGKNLVGAFHEPAGVLCDLALLETLPRAELVAGLGEVVKCGFIADPRILELVEETDPDALVAGSPVLRELVERAIRVKIDVVVADLKETGGDAGHPGREALNYGHTMAHAIERAESYGVRHGEAVAMGCVYVAELARRTGHLSDAEADRHRSAFARVGLPTSYAGASFEELHAAMRVDKKSRGSQLRFVVLDGIGRPTVLAGPDEADLRAAYDVLRGAAS, from the coding sequence ATGAGCGACACCGTCCTGCACGTCGGCGGCGCCGCGCCGTACGACGTCGTGGTCGGGCACGGCCTCGCCGGCCGGCTGCCCGAGGTCCTGGGCGAGGCGACCCAGCGGGTCGCGGTGGTCTGCCCCGACGGGCTCGACGACGTCCTCGCCCCCGTGGTCGCCGCGCTCGACGCGGCGTACGACGTGCTGGTGCTGCCGCTGCCGGACGGCGAGGACGCCAAGACCGCCGACGTCGCGGTCCGCTGCTGGGAGGAGCTCGGCCGGGCCGGGTTCACCCGCTCCGACGCCGTCGTGACCGTCGGCGGGGGAGCCACCACCGACGTCGGCGGCTTCGTCGCCGCGACCTGGCTGCGCGGGGTGCGCGTGGTGCACGTGCCGACCACGCTGCTGGGGATGGTCGACGCGGCCGTGGGCGGCAAGACCGGCATCAACACCGGCGCCGGCAAGAACCTGGTCGGCGCCTTCCACGAGCCGGCCGGCGTGCTCTGCGACCTGGCGCTCCTGGAGACGCTGCCCCGCGCCGAGCTGGTCGCCGGGCTGGGCGAGGTCGTCAAGTGCGGGTTCATCGCCGACCCGCGCATCCTCGAGCTGGTCGAGGAGACCGACCCCGACGCGCTCGTCGCCGGCTCGCCGGTGCTGCGCGAGCTGGTCGAGCGCGCGATCCGCGTCAAGATCGACGTCGTGGTCGCCGACCTCAAGGAGACCGGCGGCGACGCCGGGCACCCGGGGCGCGAGGCGCTCAACTACGGGCACACGATGGCGCACGCGATCGAGCGCGCGGAGTCCTACGGCGTCCGGCACGGCGAGGCGGTCGCGATGGGCTGCGTGTACGTCGCCGAGCTCGCCCGGCGCACCGGCCACCTGAGCGACGCGGAGGCGGACCGGCACCGGTCGGCGTTCGCGCGGGTCGGCCTGCCCACGTCGTACGCCGGGGCGTCGTTCGAGGAGCTGCACGCCGCGATGCGGGTCGACAAGAAGTCCCGCGGCTCGCAGCTGCGGTTCGTCGTGCTCGACGGCATCGGGCGGCCGACCGTGCTGGCCGGCCCCGACGAGGCCGACCTGCGCGCGGCCTACGACGTGCTGCGGGGGGCCGCGTCATGA
- a CDS encoding type II 3-dehydroquinate dehydratase, whose amino-acid sequence MRVLVLNGPNLGRLGRRQPEIYGTTTHAELAEQCVAWGRDLGLAVEVRQTNHEGELIDWLNAAADDETPVVLNAAAWTHYSYALLDACAQLVAPLVEVHISDPRRRPEEFRHTSVVTAYAVEVVAGHGIDGYRLALETLARLGGGTTS is encoded by the coding sequence ATGAGGGTGCTGGTGCTCAACGGGCCCAACCTCGGGCGGCTGGGCCGCCGCCAGCCGGAGATCTACGGCACGACGACCCACGCCGAGCTCGCCGAGCAGTGCGTGGCCTGGGGGCGCGACCTCGGGCTGGCGGTCGAGGTGCGCCAGACCAACCACGAGGGCGAGCTGATCGACTGGCTCAACGCCGCCGCCGACGACGAGACGCCGGTCGTCCTCAACGCCGCCGCCTGGACCCACTACTCCTACGCGCTGCTCGACGCCTGCGCCCAGCTCGTGGCGCCGCTGGTCGAGGTGCACATCTCCGACCCCCGCCGCCGGCCGGAGGAGTTCCGGCACACCTCCGTGGTCACGGCGTACGCCGTCGAGGTGGTCGCGGGCCACGGGATCGACGGCTACCGGCTGGCGCTGGAGACCCTCGCGCGACTCGGGGGCGGAACCACCTCCTGA
- a CDS encoding SIMPL domain-containing protein, producing the protein MDGRTDGSITVGVKGLVVTGLVLLGLAVAYLLGDAGGGAAADAAPAPATATPAAAPGTVTMGGAGEATAVPDQVEFSLAVGATRPSLDEALDVASTTMDRVLGRLSGFGVRKGDVQTTGLSMNPVYDYVENGPPVLRGYRVSQRAQVLVTELARGGAAISAAVGAGGNGVRVSDIRLGISDPDAALAQARQAAVAEATAKAEEYAEATGQELGGVVTLREVSATPPRESPVFAAQNLAAYDAAAVPIRAGKEDLAVRVEVVWRLA; encoded by the coding sequence ATGGACGGCAGGACGGACGGCAGCATCACGGTGGGCGTCAAGGGGCTGGTGGTGACCGGGCTGGTGCTGCTCGGGCTCGCGGTGGCCTACCTGCTGGGGGACGCGGGCGGGGGAGCGGCCGCGGACGCAGCACCCGCTCCCGCCACGGCGACCCCGGCGGCAGCGCCCGGCACCGTGACGATGGGCGGGGCCGGCGAGGCGACCGCGGTGCCCGACCAGGTGGAGTTCTCGCTCGCGGTCGGCGCCACGCGACCCTCGCTCGACGAGGCGCTCGACGTCGCCAGCACCACGATGGACCGGGTGCTCGGCCGGCTCTCCGGCTTCGGCGTCCGCAAGGGCGACGTCCAGACCACGGGTCTCTCGATGAACCCGGTCTACGACTACGTCGAGAACGGCCCGCCGGTGCTGCGCGGCTACCGCGTCTCGCAGCGCGCCCAGGTGCTGGTCACCGAGCTCGCCCGCGGCGGCGCCGCGATCTCCGCGGCGGTCGGCGCCGGCGGCAACGGGGTGCGGGTCAGCGACATCCGGCTGGGCATCTCCGATCCGGACGCCGCGCTCGCCCAGGCCCGGCAGGCCGCGGTCGCGGAGGCCACGGCCAAGGCCGAGGAGTACGCCGAGGCCACCGGCCAGGAGCTCGGCGGCGTGGTGACCCTGCGCGAGGTGTCCGCGACCCCGCCGCGGGAGTCCCCGGTCTTCGCGGCGCAGAACCTGGCGGCGTACGACGCGGCCGCCGTGCCCATCCGCGCGGGCAAGGAGGACCTGGCGGTGCGCGTCGAGGTGGTCTGGCGGCTGGCGTGA
- the efp gene encoding elongation factor P produces the protein MATTNDLKNGMVLNIDGQLWAVVEFQHVKPGKGPAFVRTKLRNVESGKNVDKTFNAGTKVETATVDRRTMQYLYNDGTSFVFMDTGTYDQLEVPPEVLGDGANFLLENQEAIVATNEGRVLFVELPASVELVVTFTEPGLAGDSATGRTKPATLETGHEIQVPLFVNQGEKVKVDTRDSSYLGRVKS, from the coding sequence ATGGCAACGACGAACGACCTCAAGAACGGCATGGTCCTCAACATCGACGGCCAGCTCTGGGCCGTGGTGGAGTTCCAGCACGTGAAGCCGGGCAAGGGCCCCGCGTTCGTGCGCACCAAGCTCCGCAACGTGGAGTCGGGCAAGAACGTCGACAAGACCTTCAACGCCGGCACCAAGGTCGAGACCGCCACGGTCGACCGCCGCACGATGCAGTACCTCTACAACGACGGCACCTCGTTCGTCTTCATGGACACCGGCACCTACGACCAGCTCGAGGTCCCGCCGGAGGTCCTCGGCGACGGTGCGAACTTCCTCCTCGAGAACCAGGAGGCGATCGTCGCCACCAACGAGGGCCGGGTGCTCTTCGTCGAGCTGCCCGCCTCCGTCGAGCTCGTGGTCACCTTCACCGAGCCCGGCCTCGCCGGCGACAGCGCCACCGGCCGCACCAAGCCGGCCACCCTGGAGACCGGGCACGAGATCCAGGTGCCGCTCTTCGTCAACCAGGGCGAGAAGGTCAAGGTCGACACCCGCGACTCCTCCTACCTGGGTCGCGTCAAGTCCTGA
- the nusB gene encoding transcription antitermination factor NusB: MAARSKARKRALDVLYASEMRGESAVDALDRAIADGEAPTNDYTAVLVRGVVERQARLDELLAEYSEGWTLARMPAVDRNVLRIGLWELLYADDIPDAVAVSEATALVRDLSTDESPQFVNGVLGNLLRNKATLSR; the protein is encoded by the coding sequence ATGGCTGCTCGTTCCAAGGCACGCAAGCGGGCGCTGGACGTCCTCTACGCCTCGGAGATGCGCGGCGAGTCCGCCGTCGACGCCCTCGACCGGGCGATCGCGGACGGCGAGGCGCCGACCAACGACTACACCGCGGTGCTGGTGCGCGGCGTCGTCGAGCGCCAGGCGCGCCTCGACGAGCTGCTCGCGGAGTACTCCGAGGGCTGGACGCTCGCCCGGATGCCGGCGGTCGACCGCAACGTCCTGCGGATCGGCCTCTGGGAGCTGCTGTACGCCGACGACATCCCCGACGCCGTCGCGGTGAGCGAGGCGACCGCCCTGGTGCGCGACCTGTCGACCGACGAGTCGCCGCAGTTCGTCAACGGCGTGCTGGGCAACCTGCTGCGCAACAAGGCGACGCTGAGCCGCTGA
- a CDS encoding DUF1206 domain-containing protein, which translates to MDLASRTDDLGRQAHSSDWLDHAVRAGLVAYGVVHLLIAWLALQLAFGEREGSASSSGALQQLAEQPFGKVLVWLIALGMLLLVVWRLLEAALGHRDEDGSTRVRKRVTSAGKAVLYGAIGVSAVRVATGSGSSGGGKKSGTDSTTAKLMDLPGGQVIVVLVGLAIIGYGGYLIVKAWTEKFAKELDAQGKSGDSGSAYLLFGKVGYVAKGVAIGIVGSLFVYAGVTHEADKSGGLDQALREVLDQPFGPVLLGAIAIGIGCYGLFSFARARHLSR; encoded by the coding sequence ATGGATCTCGCTTCCCGCACCGACGACCTGGGCCGTCAGGCTCACTCCAGCGACTGGCTCGACCACGCGGTCCGGGCCGGGCTCGTCGCCTACGGCGTCGTGCACCTGCTGATCGCCTGGCTCGCCCTCCAGCTCGCGTTCGGCGAGCGCGAGGGGTCGGCGTCCAGCTCCGGTGCGCTCCAGCAGCTGGCCGAGCAGCCGTTCGGCAAGGTGCTGGTCTGGCTGATCGCGCTGGGCATGCTGCTGCTCGTGGTCTGGCGGCTGCTCGAGGCGGCGCTGGGCCACCGCGACGAGGACGGGAGCACCCGGGTCCGCAAGCGGGTCACCTCCGCCGGCAAGGCGGTGCTGTACGGCGCGATCGGCGTCAGCGCGGTCCGGGTCGCGACCGGGTCCGGCTCGTCCGGCGGCGGCAAGAAGTCCGGCACCGACTCGACCACGGCGAAGCTGATGGACCTGCCCGGCGGGCAGGTGATCGTGGTGCTCGTCGGTCTCGCGATCATCGGGTACGGCGGCTACCTGATCGTGAAGGCGTGGACCGAGAAGTTCGCCAAGGAGCTCGACGCGCAGGGCAAGAGCGGCGACTCCGGGTCGGCGTACCTGCTGTTCGGCAAGGTCGGGTACGTCGCCAAGGGCGTCGCAATCGGCATCGTCGGCTCGCTGTTCGTGTACGCCGGGGTGACCCACGAGGCGGACAAGTCCGGCGGCCTGGACCAGGCGCTCCGGGAGGTCCTCGACCAGCCGTTCGGCCCGGTCCTGCTCGGCGCGATCGCGATCGGCATCGGCTGCTACGGGCTGTTCAGCTTCGCCCGGGCGCGACACCTGTCCCGCTGA
- a CDS encoding dihydrolipoyl dehydrogenase family protein, which produces MEEQVDVVVVGLGPGGEYAAQKIAEAGLSVVGVERALVGGECPFYGCIPSKMIIRAADTLAEARRAQTLGGAVDVHPDWGLVATRIDKQATNHWDDASHTTRLEEAGVRIVRGHGRLDGPGRVVVDGTTYVAARGVVLNAGTEPAVPPIEGLEGTPYWTNREVMRLTTAPESLVVVGGGPIGAELAQAFARFGVRVTLLEVADRILGPAEPEASAVIADVFEREGIGVVTGARIERVRHDGRFHVDVDGRTVEADQLLVATGRRTNLRDVGLETVGLDPAARHVEVDERMRAADRLWAVGDITGKGEFTHVSMYQGAIVVRDVLGQDGPPADYRALSWVTFTDPEVAAVGMTERQARDAGLRVVTGYADVAQSTRGWIHQAGNEGIVKVVADVDRGVLVGASVVAPYGGEVIGLLATAVHAEVPVATLRSMHFAYPTFHRTIESALADLGDV; this is translated from the coding sequence ATGGAGGAGCAGGTCGATGTCGTGGTCGTCGGGCTCGGCCCCGGCGGCGAGTACGCCGCGCAGAAGATCGCCGAGGCCGGGCTGAGCGTCGTCGGCGTGGAGCGCGCGCTGGTCGGGGGCGAGTGCCCGTTCTACGGCTGCATCCCCTCCAAGATGATCATCCGCGCCGCCGACACCCTCGCCGAGGCCCGGCGGGCCCAGACGCTGGGCGGCGCCGTCGACGTCCATCCCGACTGGGGCCTGGTCGCCACCCGCATCGACAAGCAGGCCACCAACCACTGGGACGACGCCTCGCACACGACCCGGCTCGAGGAGGCGGGGGTGCGGATCGTGCGCGGCCACGGCCGGCTCGACGGTCCCGGTCGGGTGGTCGTCGACGGCACGACGTACGTCGCGGCGCGCGGGGTGGTGCTGAACGCCGGCACCGAGCCCGCCGTGCCCCCGATCGAGGGGCTCGAGGGCACGCCGTACTGGACCAACCGCGAGGTGATGCGGCTGACCACGGCGCCGGAGAGCCTGGTGGTCGTCGGCGGCGGCCCGATCGGCGCGGAGCTCGCGCAGGCGTTCGCGCGGTTCGGGGTCCGGGTGACGCTGCTGGAGGTCGCCGACCGGATCCTCGGCCCGGCCGAGCCGGAGGCGAGCGCGGTGATCGCGGACGTCTTCGAGCGCGAGGGCATCGGGGTGGTCACCGGCGCGCGGATCGAGCGGGTCCGCCACGACGGGAGGTTCCACGTCGACGTCGACGGGCGCACCGTCGAGGCCGACCAGCTGCTGGTCGCCACCGGGCGCCGGACCAACCTGCGCGACGTGGGCCTCGAGACCGTCGGGCTCGACCCGGCCGCGCGGCACGTCGAGGTCGACGAGCGGATGCGCGCCGCGGACCGGCTCTGGGCGGTCGGCGACATCACCGGCAAGGGGGAGTTCACCCACGTCTCGATGTACCAGGGCGCGATCGTCGTCCGGGACGTCCTCGGGCAGGACGGCCCGCCGGCCGACTACCGCGCGCTGAGCTGGGTGACCTTCACCGACCCCGAGGTGGCGGCCGTCGGGATGACTGAGCGGCAGGCGCGCGACGCCGGGCTGCGCGTGGTGACCGGGTACGCCGACGTCGCGCAGTCCACCCGCGGCTGGATCCACCAGGCCGGCAACGAGGGGATCGTCAAGGTGGTCGCGGACGTCGACCGCGGGGTGCTCGTCGGGGCCTCGGTGGTGGCGCCGTACGGCGGCGAGGTGATCGGCCTGCTGGCGACCGCGGTGCACGCCGAGGTGCCGGTGGCGACCCTGCGATCCATGCACTTCGCCTACCCGACCTTCCACCGCACGATCGAGTCCGCCCTGGCCGACCTCGGCGACGTGTGA
- a CDS encoding MinD/ParA family ATP-binding protein, producing the protein MSQRPHHEAPDTSDTSDRLYTPEELAAYAASQVPPTRPTGAPAQTPVYGGDPLSDPAYGARPTAPPSTPPPSAPPAAAPPAAAPPVARPATPPPSAPPVGPPPSAPPARAHVSTSPVAPPPAHPAAAGAPGAPVAPGEQGDGEPRRFMSATDFLDRRVDDTDFGPATWGWRGRVRRWTGNMVQPRMGPAELEFEQDRRSVQRDFDGPRTIAFINPKGGAAKTTGVLAAGYTFGTVRGGGVVAWDNNETRGTLGIRGTRSTHRNTTRELLEDLGRFNDVYQSRIGDLGAFVRSQGDAHFDVLASDERPDVTGQIHAEDFNAVHKLLERFYRVILVDTGNNMRAENWLAAADAADLLVVTSTVREDTGYSGLWMLDALQDAGYQNLKYKTVTVLSDPSPQVDGKLAHDLVDVYEQRTRAVYRVPYDPALVAGSIVPYSQLSPDTRRQWLRACAGMAGAL; encoded by the coding sequence ATGAGCCAGAGGCCGCACCACGAGGCACCCGACACCTCGGACACCAGCGACCGGCTCTACACGCCGGAGGAGCTCGCGGCGTACGCCGCGAGCCAGGTGCCGCCGACCCGGCCGACCGGCGCGCCCGCGCAGACGCCGGTGTACGGCGGCGACCCGCTGAGCGACCCGGCGTACGGCGCGCGGCCGACGGCGCCGCCCAGCACGCCCCCGCCGAGTGCGCCGCCGGCCGCTGCTCCGCCAGCCGCCGCTCCGCCCGTGGCGCGGCCCGCGACGCCGCCGCCGTCCGCTCCGCCGGTGGGTCCGCCGCCGTCCGCGCCGCCCGCCCGTGCCCACGTCTCGACCTCGCCGGTCGCCCCGCCGCCCGCTCATCCCGCAGCGGCCGGGGCCCCCGGGGCGCCCGTGGCGCCCGGCGAGCAGGGCGACGGGGAGCCGCGCCGGTTCATGAGCGCGACCGACTTCCTCGACCGCCGCGTCGACGACACCGACTTCGGACCCGCGACCTGGGGCTGGCGCGGCCGGGTGCGGCGCTGGACCGGGAACATGGTGCAGCCGCGGATGGGTCCCGCCGAGCTCGAGTTCGAGCAGGACCGCCGCTCCGTGCAGCGCGACTTCGACGGCCCGCGGACGATCGCGTTCATCAACCCCAAGGGCGGGGCGGCCAAGACGACCGGCGTGCTCGCCGCGGGCTACACCTTCGGCACGGTGCGCGGCGGCGGCGTCGTCGCCTGGGACAACAACGAGACCCGCGGCACGCTCGGCATCCGGGGCACCCGCAGCACGCACCGCAACACCACCCGCGAGCTGCTCGAGGACCTCGGCCGGTTCAACGACGTCTACCAGTCGCGGATCGGCGACCTCGGCGCGTTCGTGCGCTCGCAGGGCGACGCGCACTTCGACGTCCTCGCCTCCGACGAGCGTCCCGACGTGACCGGCCAGATCCACGCCGAGGACTTCAACGCCGTGCACAAGCTCCTCGAGCGCTTCTACCGGGTCATCCTGGTCGACACCGGCAACAACATGCGCGCCGAGAACTGGCTCGCCGCCGCCGACGCCGCCGACCTCCTCGTGGTGACCAGCACCGTCCGCGAGGACACCGGCTACAGCGGGCTGTGGATGCTCGACGCGCTGCAGGACGCGGGCTACCAGAACCTCAAGTACAAGACCGTCACCGTGCTCTCCGACCCCTCGCCGCAGGTCGACGGCAAGCTCGCCCACGACCTCGTCGACGTCTACGAGCAGCGCACCCGCGCGGTCTACCGGGTGCCCTACGACCCCGCGCTCGTCGCCGGCTCGATCGTCCCCTACAGCCAGCTCTCCCCGGACACCCGTCGCCAGTGGCTGCGCGCCTGCGCCGGCATGGCGGGGGCGCTCTGA
- a CDS encoding PPOX class F420-dependent oxidoreductase, which translates to MPELPFPDELRDLLRKPNPSVVATLRKDGQPVSVATWYLLEDDDRVLLNMDHTRVRLQHLRRDPRLSLTVLDEADWYTHVSLQGRIVEMADDTELTDIDRLSTHYGGSPYPDRQSPRVSAWMQIDRWHGWGAAKS; encoded by the coding sequence ATGCCCGAGCTGCCCTTCCCCGACGAGCTCCGCGACCTGCTCCGCAAGCCGAACCCGTCCGTCGTCGCGACCCTCCGGAAGGACGGCCAGCCCGTGTCGGTGGCGACCTGGTACCTGCTCGAGGACGACGACCGGGTGCTGCTCAACATGGACCACACCCGCGTGCGCCTCCAGCACCTGCGCCGGGACCCGCGGCTCTCGCTGACCGTGCTCGACGAGGCCGACTGGTACACCCACGTCTCGCTGCAGGGGCGGATCGTCGAGATGGCCGACGACACCGAGCTCACCGACATCGACCGGCTCAGCACCCACTACGGCGGCAGCCCCTACCCCGACCGCCAGAGCCCGCGGGTCAGCGCGTGGATGCAGATCGACCGCTGGCACGGCTGGGGTGCCGCGAAGAGCTGA
- a CDS encoding TetR/AcrR family transcriptional regulator codes for MPRPVNGSAPASRDPRPYDARRRQAAAEATRQAVLVAAHELFSTRGYAGTSVADVARAAGVAVDTVYASVGRKPRLLLAVHDLVLGEGAVPSDVRQRAYVQRVRAAPDARTKIAVYAEAMGRLLPRTAPLLDALRSAAATDDECAAVWTELSERRAANMRLLAADLRATGELRDDFTDEEVADLVWSLNGPEYFGLVSSRGRGPEEYAALLADVLTRVLLR; via the coding sequence GTGCCCCGCCCTGTCAACGGTTCCGCCCCCGCCTCCCGGGACCCCCGGCCGTACGACGCGCGCCGGCGCCAGGCGGCGGCCGAGGCCACCCGGCAGGCGGTGCTGGTCGCCGCGCACGAGCTCTTCTCGACCCGGGGCTACGCGGGCACGTCGGTCGCCGACGTGGCGCGGGCGGCGGGCGTCGCGGTCGACACCGTCTACGCCAGCGTGGGCCGCAAGCCCCGGCTGCTGCTCGCCGTCCACGACCTGGTGCTGGGCGAGGGGGCGGTGCCGTCCGACGTCCGTCAGCGCGCCTACGTCCAGCGGGTCCGCGCCGCCCCGGACGCCCGCACCAAGATCGCGGTGTACGCCGAGGCGATGGGCCGCCTGCTCCCCCGGACCGCTCCCCTGCTCGACGCGCTCCGGTCTGCGGCGGCGACCGACGACGAGTGCGCCGCGGTCTGGACCGAGCTCTCCGAGCGGCGCGCCGCGAACATGCGGCTGCTGGCCGCCGACCTCCGTGCGACCGGCGAGCTCCGCGACGACTTCACCGACGAGGAGGTGGCCGACCTCGTCTGGTCGCTCAACGGCCCGGAGTACTTCGGCCTCGTCTCCTCGCGCGGTCGAGGCCCGGAGGAGTACGCCGCGCTGCTGGCCGACGTCCTGACCCGGGTCCTCCTGCGCTGA
- a CDS encoding cupin domain-containing protein — protein sequence MSESVVVTRPGGGRGTWAMGSLFEHLLEAPRDAVGLGVAMVTQPPGIATPLHQHAREAEAFFLLEGRMSYRAGDETHELDAGCFMYLPAGVPHAFRIRGEVPARFLALTAPGGLLNLYDEVGIPATELRLPGADGLSPEVEIPRWVEAGPRYGLEVLGPPIPE from the coding sequence ATGTCCGAGTCCGTCGTCGTCACCCGGCCCGGTGGGGGCCGCGGCACCTGGGCCATGGGGTCGCTGTTCGAGCATCTCCTGGAGGCGCCGCGCGACGCCGTCGGCCTGGGAGTCGCCATGGTCACCCAGCCACCGGGCATCGCGACCCCGCTCCACCAGCACGCCCGGGAGGCCGAGGCCTTCTTCCTGCTCGAGGGCCGGATGTCCTACCGCGCGGGCGACGAGACCCACGAGCTCGATGCGGGCTGCTTCATGTACCTCCCGGCCGGCGTGCCGCACGCGTTCCGGATCCGCGGCGAGGTGCCGGCGCGCTTCCTGGCGCTCACCGCACCCGGTGGCCTGCTCAACCTGTACGACGAGGTCGGCATCCCGGCGACCGAGCTGCGGCTGCCCGGGGCGGACGGGCTCTCGCCCGAGGTGGAGATCCCGCGGTGGGTGGAGGCCGGGCCGCGCTACGGGCTCGAGGTGCTCGGCCCGCCGATCCCGGAGTGA
- a CDS encoding NADPH:quinone reductase: MRAVTYREPGPSSVLSLVDLDLPEPGPGEVRVRLLRAGVNPTDWKFRATGKNGPYDEVAPGQDGSGVVDAVGPGVVGFAEGDRVWLVLAQSGRWLGTAAEYTVQPVDRVVHLPVGASYDLGAALGVPAVTAHRALTAGEDVERIAPGTMSGMTVLVAGGAGAVGTAATQLARWAGATVYSTVSSEEKAALAVAAGAHETINYRVADTAAEVQAMCPEGVDLVVEVALAQNVALDVAVLRNRGTIAYYADNGGSEATVPVRDTFAKNLRLQGLLLYTLGADLLEIAIADVNAAVDVGALQVGADFGVPLHHFPLEQTAAAHDAVEQGTIGKVLLAIAEE; the protein is encoded by the coding sequence ATGCGCGCAGTGACCTACCGCGAGCCCGGTCCGTCGTCCGTCCTGTCGCTCGTCGACCTCGACCTGCCCGAGCCGGGTCCCGGCGAGGTCCGGGTGCGGCTGCTCCGGGCGGGGGTCAACCCCACGGACTGGAAGTTCCGCGCCACCGGCAAGAACGGCCCGTACGACGAGGTCGCGCCGGGCCAGGACGGCTCCGGCGTGGTCGACGCGGTCGGCCCCGGGGTGGTCGGCTTCGCCGAGGGCGACCGGGTGTGGCTGGTGCTGGCGCAGTCCGGCCGCTGGCTCGGCACCGCGGCCGAGTACACGGTCCAGCCGGTCGACCGGGTCGTGCACCTGCCGGTCGGGGCGTCCTACGACCTCGGCGCGGCGCTCGGCGTCCCCGCCGTGACCGCCCACCGCGCCCTCACCGCCGGCGAGGACGTCGAGCGGATCGCGCCGGGCACGATGTCGGGGATGACGGTCCTGGTGGCCGGGGGAGCGGGCGCGGTCGGCACCGCCGCGACGCAGCTCGCGCGCTGGGCGGGCGCGACCGTCTACTCGACGGTGAGCAGCGAGGAGAAGGCCGCGCTGGCGGTCGCCGCGGGCGCGCACGAGACCATCAACTACCGGGTCGCCGACACGGCGGCCGAGGTGCAGGCGATGTGCCCCGAGGGCGTCGACCTGGTGGTCGAGGTCGCGCTCGCGCAGAACGTCGCGCTCGACGTGGCCGTGCTGCGCAACCGCGGCACCATCGCCTACTACGCCGACAACGGCGGCTCCGAGGCCACCGTCCCGGTGCGCGACACCTTCGCGAAGAACCTGCGGCTCCAGGGGCTGCTGCTCTACACGCTGGGCGCGGACCTGCTCGAGATCGCGATCGCCGACGTCAACGCGGCCGTCGACGTCGGCGCGCTGCAGGTCGGCGCGGACTTCGGCGTACCGCTCCACCACTTCCCGCTCGAGCAGACCGCGGCCGCCCACGACGCCGTCGAGCAGGGCACGATCGGGAAGGTGCTGCTGGCCATCGCGGAGGAGTGA
- the pyrR gene encoding bifunctional pyr operon transcriptional regulator/uracil phosphoribosyltransferase PyrR, translating into MCAQPAAADGSPSEGRVVLDARDIARALTRISHEILERNKGADDLVLLGIPTRGVPLAERIAERVAAVEGYDVPVGSLDVTMYRDDLRMKPARALLPTKLPPGGIDGRTVVLVDDVLFSGRTIRAALDALNDLGRPRAVRLAVLVDRGHRELPIRADFVGKNLPTSLAERVRVTLAGIDEVDAVTIFGVPREEVAP; encoded by the coding sequence GTGTGTGCCCAGCCTGCGGCTGCTGACGGCAGCCCCTCCGAGGGCCGCGTGGTCCTCGATGCTCGTGACATCGCCCGAGCACTCACCCGCATCTCCCACGAGATCCTCGAGCGCAACAAGGGCGCCGACGACCTGGTGCTGCTCGGCATCCCGACCCGCGGCGTGCCCCTGGCCGAGCGGATCGCCGAGCGCGTCGCCGCCGTCGAGGGGTACGACGTCCCGGTCGGCTCGCTCGACGTGACGATGTACCGCGACGACCTGCGGATGAAGCCGGCGCGGGCGCTGCTGCCCACCAAGCTCCCGCCGGGCGGCATCGACGGCCGGACCGTGGTGCTCGTCGACGACGTGCTGTTCTCGGGTCGCACCATCCGGGCCGCGCTCGACGCGCTCAACGACCTCGGCCGCCCCCGCGCGGTGCGGCTCGCCGTGCTGGTCGACCGCGGCCACCGCGAGCTGCCGATCCGTGCGGACTTCGTCGGCAAGAACCTCCCCACCTCGCTCGCCGAGCGGGTGCGGGTGACCCTCGCCGGCATCGACGAGGTGGACGCGGTCACGATCTTCGGCGTCCCCCGCGAGGAGGTGGCCCCGTGA